The following coding sequences lie in one Kamptonema formosum PCC 6407 genomic window:
- a CDS encoding flavin monoamine oxidase family protein: MAKSDLMATLRRAYSIAQTSIKTGIPADELLDKVSDRALENRVSRRRLLHGGLAAAGAIAATTFTRDGHRAVAQDTGRSPILIVGGGIAGLTAAYRLRQAGIRTDIVEATNRPGGRIRTLPKVGSTIISAELGGEFISTSHTSLISLATELGLMAIDLKQVQERFVDNTFYFQGRRVTLAQLTTDFAPLAQKIEADLAAIGDTLSYKSANETAESLDNTSLAEYLDNAETSTIIRQLLRIAYIGEYGRDPEEQSCLNMLFLIGTETNNFSVTGNNDERYQIEGGNEKIIQGLTSLVADSIETATILEAVNTLSDGRYRVSLRSGQSAFDRTYERIIFALPFTTLRQVQLNVNLPREKRFAINNLGYGTNAKLITAYKSRVWREFYRSTAAVYSDLGFQTTWEPTPFAPTGNGLVTELLGGRQGLALGSGTPEDQAQRFVSQFDKVFPGVKDARIGNAVRAFWPGERFFQGSYACYLVGQWTRMYGVEGERAGNLYFAGEHTSLENQGYMEGGCETGERAAVEILEDLGLSSSAQSLSQRRATNLSSPRPSRRVPRNRNSSKSQQNIR, translated from the coding sequence ATGGCTAAATCTGACTTGATGGCAACGCTGCGCCGTGCCTACAGCATTGCCCAGACCTCAATTAAAACAGGAATTCCGGCGGATGAGCTCTTAGATAAAGTGAGCGATCGCGCGTTGGAAAATCGCGTCTCTCGCCGTCGTCTGCTACACGGTGGCTTAGCCGCAGCCGGGGCGATCGCCGCTACCACCTTCACGCGAGACGGACACCGCGCCGTTGCCCAAGACACAGGAAGATCCCCCATTTTAATCGTCGGCGGCGGAATTGCAGGGTTAACAGCCGCCTACCGCCTCCGCCAAGCAGGAATTCGCACCGACATTGTAGAGGCTACAAACCGCCCAGGCGGTCGCATTCGCACCTTGCCCAAAGTAGGAAGTACAATCATCTCAGCCGAACTAGGTGGAGAATTCATCAGCACCAGCCATACCAGTTTAATATCTTTGGCAACAGAACTCGGTTTAATGGCGATCGACCTTAAACAAGTTCAAGAAAGGTTCGTTGATAATACTTTCTACTTCCAAGGTCGCAGAGTCACCCTCGCACAATTAACCACGGATTTTGCTCCCTTAGCCCAGAAAATTGAAGCAGATTTAGCCGCAATTGGAGACACTCTTAGCTACAAATCAGCGAATGAAACAGCAGAAAGCTTAGACAATACTTCCCTTGCCGAATATTTAGACAATGCCGAAACTAGCACCATCATTAGGCAATTACTTCGGATTGCTTACATAGGTGAATATGGCCGCGATCCTGAAGAACAATCTTGTCTCAATATGCTATTTTTAATTGGCACTGAAACCAACAACTTTAGTGTCACTGGAAACAACGACGAGCGGTATCAAATCGAAGGTGGCAACGAAAAAATTATCCAAGGGCTAACAAGTTTAGTAGCCGATTCGATTGAAACTGCCACAATTTTAGAAGCTGTAAATACCCTCTCCGATGGTCGTTACCGAGTCAGTTTACGCTCAGGACAAAGTGCTTTTGACCGCACCTACGAGCGGATTATATTCGCCTTGCCTTTCACCACACTGCGGCAAGTTCAGCTTAATGTCAATTTGCCGCGCGAAAAACGGTTTGCCATTAATAATTTGGGCTATGGTACTAATGCTAAATTAATTACAGCTTACAAAAGCCGAGTGTGGCGTGAATTTTATCGTTCAACTGCCGCTGTTTACTCAGATTTAGGATTTCAAACTACTTGGGAACCAACACCTTTTGCTCCCACTGGCAACGGTTTAGTAACTGAATTACTCGGTGGTAGACAAGGTTTAGCCCTTGGTAGCGGAACGCCAGAAGACCAAGCGCAAAGATTTGTGTCACAATTTGACAAAGTTTTTCCCGGAGTTAAAGACGCTCGTATTGGTAATGCTGTCAGAGCTTTCTGGCCAGGAGAACGTTTTTTCCAAGGTTCTTATGCCTGCTATTTAGTCGGGCAATGGACTCGAATGTATGGCGTAGAAGGAGAGCGTGCAGGCAATCTATATTTTGCGGGAGAACACACTTCTTTAGAAAATCAGGGTTATATGGAAGGAGGTTGTGAAACAGGAGAAAGAGCTGCTGTAGAAATCTTAGAAGATTTGGGTTTAAGCTCTTCTGCTCAAAGCTTATCGCAGCGTAGAGCCACTAATCTAAGTTCTCCTCGTCCTAGTCGCAGAGTACCCAGAAATCGCAATTCTAGTAAGTCTCAACAAAACATAAGATAG
- a CDS encoding FxLYD domain-containing protein: MKLLHFTKLLTSLLISLASSIAFTNPLLADTPTVENSDIDVPLCYMQTADGRRLNLVNMCGQETEPSTSQACNANSDNAKVSIANSTYDGNFLIGQIINQTCKTVKYVKVNYEVLDELGNIIDNGFIYAQPVNVEPGKLASFRGAVVSGAKVNATHLDWTE, translated from the coding sequence ATGAAACTTTTGCACTTTACTAAACTTTTAACCAGTTTATTGATATCTCTTGCCTCTAGTATTGCCTTCACTAATCCTCTACTTGCAGATACTCCTACTGTAGAAAATTCAGATATAGATGTACCACTTTGCTATATGCAAACCGCTGATGGCAGGAGGCTAAACTTGGTGAATATGTGTGGTCAAGAAACTGAGCCTAGCACTTCTCAAGCTTGTAATGCTAACTCTGACAATGCTAAAGTTTCAATCGCTAATTCCACTTATGACGGGAATTTTTTAATCGGGCAAATTATCAATCAGACCTGTAAAACAGTGAAATATGTCAAAGTAAATTATGAAGTTTTGGATGAATTAGGCAACATAATTGACAATGGATTTATCTACGCCCAACCAGTGAATGTTGAGCCAGGAAAATTAGCTTCATTTCGAGGAGCAGTTGTGTCGGGAGCTAAAGTAAATGCAACCCATTTAGACTGGACTGAATAA
- a CDS encoding Ig-like domain-containing protein, with protein MISKLKQLQPIDRLAISLILLLNVLIGLLMLTGDRTRPRVRDFSWQNKVVGSVDTAFILTFSRPMDRDSVEANLQIEPPLPGKISWVGKRLVYTLTTPVRYETTYQIKLDRAISSIGNEKFGNSIQAFTGNFRTPDRAFVYIGVEGEEKGRLILYNLTLKQKIILTPKNLVVKNFKPYPRGERVLFSAAQWSNDRPGLFKQSLYTVHLGECLISLLMVENRQ; from the coding sequence ATGATATCAAAACTAAAACAATTGCAGCCAATTGACCGTCTTGCTATTTCTCTTATACTATTGCTAAATGTATTGATTGGATTATTGATGCTTACTGGCGATCGCACTCGCCCAAGAGTCCGAGATTTTAGTTGGCAAAACAAAGTTGTAGGATCTGTAGATACCGCTTTTATTCTCACTTTTAGCCGACCAATGGATCGGGATAGTGTAGAAGCAAATTTGCAAATTGAGCCGCCATTACCAGGAAAAATTAGCTGGGTTGGCAAGCGATTAGTTTATACCTTAACAACTCCTGTTCGCTATGAAACAACTTATCAAATAAAATTAGATCGAGCTATATCTAGTATAGGCAATGAGAAATTTGGCAATTCTATTCAGGCTTTTACAGGTAACTTTCGCACTCCAGATAGAGCTTTTGTTTATATAGGTGTAGAGGGAGAAGAGAAAGGAAGATTAATTTTATACAATCTTACTCTTAAACAAAAAATAATCTTGACTCCTAAAAATTTAGTAGTTAAAAATTTTAAACCTTATCCTAGAGGCGAACGGGTCTTATTTTCTGCTGCCCAATGGTCAAACGATCGGCCTGGTTTGTTTAAACAAAGCTTGTATACTGTTCATTTAGGAGAGTGCTTGATATCACTGTTAATGGTAGAGAATCGGCAATGA